Within Nitrosopumilus sp., the genomic segment CCAGTTTACCGGTGACTGTCCTGGATTTTATCTGGCTGACTCTCTTGATCCAATGAAAGACGAGTTCAAAGATTACTCAAAGACCATCTATGATTACAACATGGCATCAAATAGAACAAACAGAGAAGGGTTTGGTTCTGTAAGTTTCAGCTAGGCTTTTGCAACTTTTAGCAAATCTGCAATCTTGATATCCATTCCAAACCTGTCTTCGTTCTTTTTCATGTAACGAAATATTGCAATAAAGTCTGGCAGTGCCTTGAAGAAACTGAAATCCTTGTGAATCTTTGCTCTGACAAAATTGAAAACCTTTGCATACACTTTGTAGTGTTTCTCAACTGCTTTTTCATATGCTTTAAAATCATGCATGTTCTCTAGGAAAATTTCAACACATTGCATTGATGGGATGATTCCTTCTCCTAGCAATGCATAGACTGTACCAATTGATTCTCCTACACCTACCACTTTGCCTGAATAGTATGGCTTGCATCTGTCCGGCGTTGCCAATCTGATTGGACGGCCCTTGGTTTTGAGAACTTTGCCTCCGTGTTTTTTTAGAAAATCATCTGTTGCCTTGATGTGCTGCTTGTTGTAATCTCCTGCTCCAATGTGTGCCCATTTTTCTCCCAGTGGGAAATACCAAAAGTATCCTGACATTCCGGGAAATGGTTCAATGTAAAAGTCATCATATGGAACCTTGTCCTCGTATTCAACTTTGTATTCATAGGTTGGCAAAAAGAAATCTTCTTTTAATTTTGGAAGGTATACTCTGTGAAATCCAGTACAATCAACTATCATGTCGTACTCTTTTTCTAGCTCTTCGAGCTTTGGTGGCTCGCCGTAAATAATTTTGGAATCTTTTATGAAATCTTTGATTAGTGCTAGCTTGTCATATGTGCATAAGCCTTTCAGGCCAATGTCGAATTTGACATCGTTGTTCATTTTGACATGCATGTTTTTTCCGTCATGAATCAGAAAATCATTAAAATCTCTACCTGTCTTTTTGCAGTATTCAGTTAGTATTGGCTTGATTGTTCCCCAAGCGCAAATCGAATCGTGGTTTTCCTCTCTCATTCTCTCATAACCTGTAACGTCGTGTTCAGAATTTTTTAATCTGGCCATGAGATAGGAACCTGCTACCCCCATTCCCATTACTGCAATCTTCAAGATATTTTCATTGAATTTGGGGTGTAATAAATAGACTATCTGAATTTGTTCAGGTAAATTCTCAATAGTAGGAAAAGATAGTGTCGGTTAAATATCAAATTCACATAAAGAATTCAGAAAAGGTGAGTCTCTCGTCTGAGTACAATCGTTTCAGGCCTTAAGACAAATCGCTGTCATCAGATAACTTGAAGTTACTGATCTTAAGTGGTGAGCTGTCATCAGCGCTTTTAGGTGCTGATCTTAAGCTCAGTCGCCTTTTCATTCAATTAAATTTGGGATTTGTTTTGTTTTTTTATGGATACATTTGAGGCAATAAGGACTCGACGTGCAATCAAAAAGTTTGATAGCACATACAAAATGTCTCCTGAAGACATCAAAAAATTGCAAGAGCTTACAATACTATCCCCTACAAGCTACAACCAACAGAACTGGAGGTTTGTCTACGTTACTGATCAAACAGTCAAAGACAAAATATCAAAAGCAGCTCGTGATCAAGCGCAACCCAAAGACGGCTCGTTGGTGATTGTCTTGTGTGGAAATCTTAATGCATGGAAAGAAGATCCGCTGCGCTACTGGAGAAACAACACTCCAGAAAAACAAGAGCTGGTAAAAAATTCCCTAGCTAGAAAATATGAGAACAGTCCTGAGAACCGCCGCGATGAGGCAATGCGCTCTTGCGGATTTGCAGCTCAGACAATAATGCTTGCAGCAAGACAGATGGGCCTTGACTCTTGTCCTATGGTTGGATTTGAGTATGACGAGCTTGCAGAGGTGATACAGTTGCCTGCCGATCACATGATTGTGATGATGGTAGTAGTTGGCAAAAGGGCTGAAGATGCTGCTCCGCGTGGAGGACAGCTTGCAGTCGATGAAGTGTTCTTTGAGAACCACTTTTGAAAATATGTAATATTGTGTTATGATCTGAGTTTATTATCTAGGTTGTCTTATCTTAATCATGGGCGTAGATGATGCCATCAAAAAGCTTGAGGTCTCAAACCAGGGACTGAAGGTAATTTTGGAGAACCTTGATGAGCAGCTAGCAGACATACGCTCTGACCCAAGGCTAGAGGGACTCGTAGATGACCTGGAGAATCTGTTTTATGCTTACTTGAAGACCTGGATTAAATCAAACACCGAGGTCTTAGATATTTTAAACAAAGAGAAATAGAAATTTCTGTTTTTAATTACAACTGTGCCAAACTATGCCACTTTAAAAAAAATTTTTGATGTGGATATAAAGGATGTGAGTAGCACACCATGGTGAATATCGAGCATCTGTTATTTCCTAGTTCGTCATTGTTATTGTATGAACGATAACATAAAACTCGGAGGACCGGATTGTTCCTTTGAAAAAGAAAAAAGACAATCCAAAGTGTATGAACTTCATTTTGAGAAGAGCATGTCTGCAAGAAAGATTGCACAACATCTTGGGAAAAATAGAAACACAATAAATGAAGACATCAAGCACTTTAATCAACAACTCTCAAAGGAAATCTCTGAAGTTGATTACCTTGCATCCTTTATGAAGCAAGTAAGTCGACTGGAAGATTCACGATACAGGTTGATTGAAGACTTGGAAAAGCAAGAAAAGACCAAAGACAAGCTAGCCATTGAAAAACAAATTTTTGCAATTGATGGCAAGCTGTCTGTTCTGTATGAGAAGGTTCCCCGCCTTCAACATTTTCATGATATTCCTACAATCTCTGAAGAGCAGGTAAAAGAGTTTACACGAGACCTTGTTCTAAATAACACGCAGATAGAGTATGACGTTAGTGAAATGTCTCAAATGATAATGGACTATCACAAATGTGATGTGGAATTTGCCCGTGAATTTGATGCTGCAATGCACAAGCTAGGACTGGGTCGATGCGGAGATGATCTAGATTATGACATGTTCAGATTCGCAAAGGTGAGATTATTCTTGAGTGATTCAGAAATAAAAAGGATTGAAAAAATTATGAAGAAACTTCATGAGAAACGACTGGATGATACAATCAAGGACATTAAGGTAAAATGAAACTATTATGGTTTAGAAAATAATGAATAAGATCCCAAATGTTTCTAAATGCTTAAGTTAATTCTGAACCTAATGGTCAAGTATCTATGAATTTTATTACAAAAAAAGTCCTTGAATTCCAATACAAAAAGCTGGAGGACTCTAAAAAGAGACTGAATCAGCATTTGGAAAAAAGAGAGTCTCTGACTGACTCTAAAGAGATTGAAAAAATAGAAAAATACATTGGAATTTGGAAAAAGAATATTGCAAAAATAGAAAATGAGATCAAAAAGATTGAAGACAAGGAATCTTGATTATTTGTAAGGATTATTCTTTTGCAAGTATTGCATTTACTTCCTTTCTGTGTGTGGCACAATATGGTGGAGATTCTCTGCAATCAGGACAGTTTAGGTACTTTTTGAAATCAAGCATGTTGAAACTTTGGTTTTTTCTTTAAAGATCTTTCGTAGAATTTGTCAGTGTTTGTTTTATTGTTATTTTCTATAATTATGCCATGACAGATGAATCATGGGAAAATATTCAGGGATTGTCTTGGATGTTTATTGAGTTTGATGAATAGAATTACTCTACACGAACATCAATCTGAACACTACGTGAACTTCCATAGTTTGAAGATCCTTCAAAGACTGCATAGAGTTCTACCACTCATGCCAAACAGCTCAAAGCAATTTTCAAACCATTTACTCGCAATCCAAAACTGTTTTGCACCAATTTTTACTAGTGAAAAAAACGTTATCCTATCTTCAAATCAAACCGTACCAAACGAGTATGGAATTGTTGTGTGTTTTTCTGAAATTGCATTCAAGTTTTAAACTGCGCCCACAATGGCCTGTGATCAGAAAGATAGTACCTGATGTATTTTCTAAACTTCTCTTCGTCAGGCTTTACCTTGTCCCACAAGTCAGGATATACGGCACCATCAAAATCAAATACGCCAGACTCGCCGGTGTATCTCTTTTTTGTGTTTCCTGGAAAGAAGAATATCTGGTCATACTCCTTGTCATCTACAATGTTTGATGCAACCCTTGTAGAGTGAGGAGGTCTATGCATTCCCCTTTTTGTCAGGGCTCGATATATTGGGTCCGAATGCTCTGCCTTTGGCAGGTTAAAGTCGCCAAGAACCATAAAGTTTTCAGAATAACTATGAGAGTCATCGCGTCGCAAGTCTGCCCATCTTGCAGCAGCATATGCCTCCAGCGCCCTTCGCTCTCTGTCTTTTTTGTTGTCATCTCCAAAGTACAGATGCACGTTTGCTATTACAAACTCAAAGTCTCCTGCCACAAATGACACAAAGAAAGGATTCCTGTCAAATCCCTTGAATTTCCTGTCAATTCCCGGAAGCTTGATGTGCCTGTTCTCTGATGGCGGCACTGCAACTTCTCCTACCATCTCAAGTTCTGATATTTTGCGGGAATCATATACAAATGCAGAGCGCTCGTCGTTTCCTGCCCTGTCATTGAAAACTATTCGGTATGACTTTGGCAGCATATCAAGTACTGCCCTTAGATGATGCAGGTTGTCATGAATCTCCTGTAGGCCTACAATGTCAAACCAACTAAGCATCTCTGCAATGAGTTCAAGTTCACTGTCTCTTCTTTTTTGCAGGCCAAAGTTTGCAATGTTCCAAGTTGCAATGATGATGTGGTCCTTGGATTTGTTTGGTATCTCTCTTTTCTTTTTGTGTGTCCTTAGGTTTTGAATCTCTGAATCTGCGTTATAGTTGTGTGGAGGATTTGGCTTTTCAAAAGAGAACATATACTGATATGTATTTGATAATTATTAAATTGATAGGAGCATCATTAATTATAATAGTATCCTAGTATCTTCATAATTATGGAATGGCCACAGACAGTAGAGAACCATTACCTGTTTTTCACTTCTTTAATTGCAATTGTTACTGGCATTGCAAATCTTAGTGTGATTTACTGCATGTCCCTTGAGAAGGGAATAACCGAGGGATTGGGACTTGCCGCAATAGGAATCATTACCTTTTGGGGAACACTTGTGGCATCATCCGTTTTTGAGGAACACAGACATGACCATGGTATTGCACATGCCCCTGATAAGATAATTGTCGGAAAGAATGTAGACGATAGCATCAAAGAAAAACTACGTAGTATCAGAGATCAAGAAGGAAGACAAGACTTTGAAAAAAACATAGGGACACACTTTTCAACATTTACAAAAACAAATGATTCTGATAAACTAAAAAAAGATATTCTCAAAGAATTTTCTCTGACAAAAAATCCTTTTGTCTTTGTAGACAAGAAAAATCCAAAAAAAGACGAGTCAGGAAACTTTGTTGAAAACGTCATCGTCGGTACTGGAATCATGAGAAAGTCGCTTGCTGCCTCACTTGTAATAACATACATTGTATTAATCGGCCTGTCTCTTAGCGCAGGGACTTTGGATGACTCTATCAAAGAGCCAGAGAACTCATCAGCCTCCAAACAAAGCATTCTTGGTGCAGCATCGTACTATGTCATGTCTGGTCAGATATTGAAGTCGGCCTTTGGAGCAAACCTCTCCACAGAACTATCTGAAACAATTGAGATGTCTGAAAGCTCTGACACCCATCAAAAAAGCACAGTAACTAAACTAGAAAAACAGAATTCTGAAGGCACAAAATCCCCCGAACAGATACTTTTGGAAAAAGATCCAAAAACACTCATCGAGCATTTTACCATAGTCGTAACTGCAGTCGTAGGGTTCTATTTTGGCTCAAACACCCTAAATGCATTGCTCAAGGCAAGAAAAGAAGATCACTCCAATGACGACCTGTCAGACATCAACAAAAAATTAGAAAAGCAAGAAAAGGTGACTACTGAAATGAAAGGCAAACTTGACTCTCATCCAACACTATCTAAAACAATTTCCAAAGACGCAATCGAGACAATTAACAATCTGAAAATATCAGACAAAGACAAACTTGATTTGATACAAAAATTATTCAAATGACTGACTATTGGTTTTCCTATACTCAGGAAGAGTATGTTGAAAAGCTCCAGTGGCTAAGACGCATTCTAAAAGTCAAAGACAAGGAAAAGCAGTTCTCCTACAGACACTGTACTGTCCAGACTGTAAGAACTTTAGACAACAAGACCCGAGTCATACTGCGAAGAACAAACTCCAAGTATTCATCATACATGGAATTCACATACACAGTAAACCTGATGATGGGTTTTGTAGTAGACAAGACATATGAGCCAACAACAGAAAAGATAACGGTCAAAGAAAAGACATATGATGCATGGGTAATCAACTTTGATGTTGTAGAGTTCAAGGACTCTGAGTTTCTCCGACCAATAACAGGAGTCAAGATTTGGATGCGCAAAGGTACCGGAGACATAAAGTCTTCTGAGATTTACAAGCTGTACCTTGACATACAAAAACCAAGACCTATAACAAAGTTCTTCGAGTCAGATGTGCCAAAAAACTCTGATGTCTTGCCAGTAATTTATCAGCCAAGAATTGATGCATGGAAGAATTTTTTGCGCGAGGTTCATGTACATCCGTTGTCTGATAAGGACTTTGAAGTAACACTGGTATTCAATGACGAGATACTGAGAGCTCATGGACCACTTGATGCAATTTACAGGGGACTGCGAGTCCTGATTCACAAGCGAATCCAAGATGTGGAGACATTTTGTATGCATTTTGATGAGCCTCACTTCAAATTTCCTGGAATTTACAGTGATGGAAAGACAATATTTGAAGATGACATTCATGGACACAAGACAGAAGATCATCCAGACGGAGTCCCGCATGTCCCAATAAAGTATTATTTCCAGTCAGAGAATCATCCAGTTGTTTTTGTAAACACATCAAACCACGCAATGGCACAAGGAGACAACAACCATGACTTTTGGAAATGGGAGTATATCCCATGGACTCAAAACATTCCAATCATCAAGAAGGGCCTGTCCCGTGAACAAGTAGATGATTCCTTTAGGATAATCAAATCAAAGTTTTGGAGAAGAGTCTTTGGAATTAAAGACAACACTCCATGTGACGATCAGTTATGAACATATGAAAACTTTATTTAATTTGCAACAAAGAAAAAATTATGCCAGAATGGTGGGAGTATATCCCTGTTGTTTCAACTTTGGGGCATGCATTCCAAGAACCGCCAGGAACTGATTGGGCAGATTACAACTCTGCTGCAGTAACACAGCAAGAATGCCAAGATCCTGCTAATGCAAAGATTCTTTGTGAGAAAAGAATCGATTCGATGATGTTGCAATATATTGCAAGTTATGTTGGCGTATCACTTCCAGCTGATTTCATAAAAACAGTAGGCGGATTGGTTATGGCTGAAATCATAAAGGCAATCTTGATCAGTTTGGGCAAAAAGAAGGCAGCTGCTGCTGCATTGACTGGACCCTTTGCGGCATTTGTGGCAATTGACGGGTTCTTGGACTTGGGAGCAATTTCTACCAAGATTTGGAGGATATATGATGCGGCAAACGATGCAAAATCTGTTTTGTGCAGATGTGGT encodes:
- a CDS encoding NAD(P)/FAD-dependent oxidoreductase produces the protein MKIAVMGMGVAGSYLMARLKNSEHDVTGYERMREENHDSICAWGTIKPILTEYCKKTGRDFNDFLIHDGKNMHVKMNNDVKFDIGLKGLCTYDKLALIKDFIKDSKIIYGEPPKLEELEKEYDMIVDCTGFHRVYLPKLKEDFFLPTYEYKVEYEDKVPYDDFYIEPFPGMSGYFWYFPLGEKWAHIGAGDYNKQHIKATDDFLKKHGGKVLKTKGRPIRLATPDRCKPYYSGKVVGVGESIGTVYALLGEGIIPSMQCVEIFLENMHDFKAYEKAVEKHYKVYAKVFNFVRAKIHKDFSFFKALPDFIAIFRYMKKNEDRFGMDIKIADLLKVAKA
- a CDS encoding nitroreductase family protein — translated: MDTFEAIRTRRAIKKFDSTYKMSPEDIKKLQELTILSPTSYNQQNWRFVYVTDQTVKDKISKAARDQAQPKDGSLVIVLCGNLNAWKEDPLRYWRNNTPEKQELVKNSLARKYENSPENRRDEAMRSCGFAAQTIMLAARQMGLDSCPMVGFEYDELAEVIQLPADHMIVMMVVVGKRAEDAAPRGGQLAVDEVFFENHF
- a CDS encoding endonuclease/exonuclease/phosphatase family protein codes for the protein MFSFEKPNPPHNYNADSEIQNLRTHKKKREIPNKSKDHIIIATWNIANFGLQKRRDSELELIAEMLSWFDIVGLQEIHDNLHHLRAVLDMLPKSYRIVFNDRAGNDERSAFVYDSRKISELEMVGEVAVPPSENRHIKLPGIDRKFKGFDRNPFFVSFVAGDFEFVIANVHLYFGDDNKKDRERRALEAYAAARWADLRRDDSHSYSENFMVLGDFNLPKAEHSDPIYRALTKRGMHRPPHSTRVASNIVDDKEYDQIFFFPGNTKKRYTGESGVFDFDGAVYPDLWDKVKPDEEKFRKYIRYYLSDHRPLWAQFKT